Proteins encoded together in one Deinococcus metalli window:
- a CDS encoding nitronate monooxygenase, producing the protein MTVATPTPPTTLPRIIQGGMGVAISGWELARAVSSMGELGVISATGIDNLLVRRLQDGDPGGHVRAALAAYPDQDRAQKAVADYYLEGGRAPGQSYKRVPLPSLKNHRVAWELAVMGGFVEVWLAKQGHANPVGANLLTKLQMHTLPALYGCLLAGVDTVIMGAGIPRDIPGVLDAFAQGKPASIRLDIKGDSTGDPVLLTFDPADYGFAGRTLTRPRFYPIVTSHVLASVLAKKATGSIEGFIIEAPTAGGHNAPPRGTVTYDETGQPIYGERDLADLAEMRKIGLPFWLAGGAGSPDALRNALAEGAAGIQVGTLFAYCKESGFQDDLRTQVQERAQTQRLQVYTDPLASPTGFPFKVVTLPDTLSNEELYVARPRICDIGYLREAYRDEVGKVGLRCPAEPVDAFLSKDGKLEDTVGRKCLCNALMADAGHAQIQKGGYEELPLLTSGDGVSALTDWPVGYTAADVVTYLRGGLA; encoded by the coding sequence ATGACCGTAGCAACCCCCACTCCCCCCACCACGCTGCCCCGCATCATCCAGGGGGGCATGGGCGTGGCCATCTCCGGCTGGGAACTCGCCCGCGCCGTGTCCAGCATGGGCGAACTCGGCGTGATCTCCGCCACCGGCATCGACAACCTCCTCGTGCGCCGCCTGCAGGACGGCGACCCCGGCGGCCACGTCCGCGCCGCCCTCGCCGCCTACCCCGATCAGGACCGCGCCCAGAAGGCCGTTGCCGACTACTACCTGGAAGGCGGGCGCGCCCCCGGCCAGAGCTACAAGCGCGTGCCGCTGCCCAGCCTGAAAAACCACCGCGTCGCGTGGGAACTCGCCGTCATGGGCGGCTTCGTCGAGGTCTGGCTGGCCAAGCAGGGCCACGCCAATCCCGTCGGCGCGAACCTGCTGACCAAACTCCAGATGCATACCCTGCCCGCCCTGTACGGCTGCCTGCTCGCCGGGGTGGACACCGTCATCATGGGCGCCGGCATCCCGCGCGACATTCCCGGCGTGCTCGACGCCTTCGCGCAGGGCAAGCCCGCCTCGATCCGCCTGGACATCAAGGGCGACTCGACCGGCGACCCGGTGCTGCTCACCTTCGACCCGGCCGACTACGGCTTCGCTGGGCGCACCCTCACGCGCCCCCGCTTCTATCCCATCGTCACGTCTCACGTGCTGGCCAGCGTGCTCGCCAAGAAGGCGACCGGCAGTATCGAGGGCTTCATCATCGAGGCGCCCACCGCCGGCGGCCACAACGCCCCGCCACGCGGCACCGTCACCTACGACGAGACCGGCCAGCCCATCTACGGCGAACGCGACCTCGCCGACCTCGCGGAGATGCGCAAGATCGGCCTGCCCTTCTGGCTCGCGGGCGGTGCCGGCTCGCCCGACGCCCTGCGCAACGCCCTTGCCGAGGGCGCCGCCGGCATCCAGGTCGGCACCCTGTTCGCGTACTGCAAGGAATCCGGCTTCCAGGACGACCTCCGCACCCAGGTGCAGGAACGTGCCCAGACGCAGCGCCTTCAGGTGTACACCGATCCCCTGGCGTCGCCCACCGGCTTCCCCTTCAAGGTCGTCACGCTGCCGGACACCCTCTCCAACGAGGAGCTGTACGTGGCCCGCCCGCGCATCTGCGACATCGGCTACCTGCGCGAGGCGTACCGCGACGAGGTCGGCAAGGTCGGCCTGCGCTGCCCCGCCGAACCCGTGGACGCCTTCCTGAGTAAGGACGGCAAGCTGGAAGACACGGTGGGCCGCAAATGCCTGTGCAACGCGCTGATGGCCGACGCCGGGCACGCCCAGATCCAGAAGGGCGGCTATGAGGAACTGCCCCTCCTGACCAGCGGGGACGGCGTGAGCGCGCTCACCGACTGGCCGGTGGGGTACACGGCGGCGGATGTGGTGACGTATCTGCGGGGTGGGCTGGCTTAG
- a CDS encoding HD domain-containing protein produces the protein MTPLADAEAFARPRYAEAHRHYHTAAHIQAVIDALDARGVLTPAMALAAWGHDLIYDPRASDNEERSADEFDGWLAAQGAADALRRDVRALILATRHTSPPATRAEALFVDADLSILGAAREAFGAYDRAIRKEYAHVPDDAYREGRAQVLRHFLNRERIYTTPEFSDLEPQARANLQAAVAQLTMR, from the coding sequence ATGACTCCGCTGGCGGACGCCGAGGCGTTTGCCCGACCCCGCTACGCCGAAGCCCACCGGCACTACCACACCGCCGCGCACATCCAGGCCGTCATCGACGCGCTGGACGCACGCGGCGTCCTCACGCCCGCCATGGCGCTCGCGGCGTGGGGCCACGACCTGATCTACGATCCGCGCGCCAGCGACAACGAGGAGCGCAGCGCCGACGAATTCGACGGGTGGCTTGCCGCGCAGGGTGCCGCTGATGCCCTGCGCCGGGACGTGCGGGCGCTAATCCTCGCCACCCGCCATACCTCGCCCCCGGCCACCCGCGCCGAGGCCCTGTTCGTGGACGCAGATTTGAGCATTCTCGGGGCGGCGCGCGAGGCCTTTGGCGCTTATGACCGCGCGATCCGCAAGGAGTACGCCCACGTTCCGGATGACGCCTACCGCGAGGGCCGCGCGCAGGTGCTCCGCCACTTCCTGAACCGCGAACGCATCTACACCACGCCGGAATTCAGCGATCTGGAGCCGCAGGCGCGGGCGAACCTGCAGGCGGCGGTGGCCCAGCTGACGATGCGGTGA